AACTACGGACTGCCGGATCGCGGACCTCGGTTGATGGCCGGGCAGGTGCTGGCGATCGAACCGATGGTCAACATCGGCGGACCCGACGTGGTGACGCAAGACGACGGCTGGACGGTCGTGACGAAGGACGGCTCGCGCAGTGCGCACTTCGAACACACGGTCGCAGTCGGCGTGGACGGACCCGATATCCTGTCGCTCGAGTCTTGAGGCACGATCGAGATGACCGGACCGGCAACCATGAGGTGAGATGAGTAAGGAAGAGGGCATCCAGGTCGAAGGCACCGTGATCGAGCCGCTCCCGAACGCGATGTTCCGCGTGGAACTCGAGAATGGCCACAAGGTGCTCGCCCACATCTCGGGCAAGATGCGGATGCACTTCATCCGGATTCTTCCGGGCGACAAGGTCACGGTCGAGCTGTCGCCGTACGACCTGACGCGCGGCCGGATCGTCTATCGCTACAAGTAACCGCCGCCGCGGCGTTCCGCCGCGGGGGAATCAGGGGGCGTCATGAAGGTTCGTGCGTCCGTTAAGAAGATCTGCGAGCACTGCAAAGTGGTGCGTCGCAAGGGCGTGATCCGCGTGATCTGCAAGCGCAATCCGCGGCACAAGCAGCGCCAGGGGTAACGAAGGAGGCAAGCGGTGGCACGTATTGCAGGGGTCGACCTTCCCGCCGAGAAGCGCATCGAGGTCGCACTCACTTACATTTTTGGCATCGGCCCGACGACCGCGAAGCGCATTCTGGCGGCGACGGGACTGGAGCCCAGCACTCGCGTGAAGAACCTCTCGGACGAGGACGCGGGCAAGCTGCGCGCGCTCATCGAGCGCGAATACAAGGTCGAAGGCGCGCTGCGCGGCGAGGTCGCGATGAACATCAAGCGATTGATGGACATCGGTTCCTACCGCGGTTTGCGTCACCGCCGCGGCCTGCCCGTACACGGACAGCGCACCAAGACGAACGCGCGGACCCGCAAGGGACCGAAGAAGACGGCCGGAGTCACCAGGGCGAAGGTCGCCAAGCCGGCTCCTAA
This Candidatus Eisenbacteria bacterium DNA region includes the following protein-coding sequences:
- the infA gene encoding translation initiation factor IF-1; translated protein: MSKEEGIQVEGTVIEPLPNAMFRVELENGHKVLAHISGKMRMHFIRILPGDKVTVELSPYDLTRGRIVYRYK
- the rpmJ gene encoding 50S ribosomal protein L36 — encoded protein: MKVRASVKKICEHCKVVRRKGVIRVICKRNPRHKQRQG
- the rpsM gene encoding 30S ribosomal protein S13, encoding MARIAGVDLPAEKRIEVALTYIFGIGPTTAKRILAATGLEPSTRVKNLSDEDAGKLRALIEREYKVEGALRGEVAMNIKRLMDIGSYRGLRHRRGLPVHGQRTKTNARTRKGPKKTAGVTRAKVAKPAPKK